Sequence from the Thermomonas sp. HDW16 genome:
ATTCCTGCTGGTTCTGTCCGGGCGTGACCAGGATGCACTTGGGCAGGACGTCGCGGCGATGCTCGATGGCGTGAGCCGCGACCCGGTCGTCTGGCACGAACACAAGATCGCGGTCGCGCTGTCCGGAGGGCTGGTCACACACCCCCTCTCACCCAGTTGGACAGCGCCCCTGGGCGATGCCATCCGTTGGGCCGACAGCGCGTTGTACGCGGCCAAGCGCGCCGGCCGGCGACAGGTGCTGCAGGTGACCGTCACCTCCCTCGGCGAGCAGGCACTGTCCGGCCGCAGGCCGATCGACACCGTCCAGTTACAAGACTGGGTGCGTCAAGGCTACGCCCAGCTCACCACCGTCCAGGCCTCGCATCCGCCGACCGCCTGAACGCTTCGACCTGAAACGCCAGCTCCCTACGATTCAAACGCGGAATTAGCGTCAATTTGATCGAAATTGAACGAATTTGTCTGTTTTTTGATTAATTTCGATATTTCGCATAAAATTTCGACTTGTTCACCGCAACGCCAAAGGAGACGCATGGCTCGCAAGCCAACGCAAACCGCCGTTGTGGCCCGCACCCTGGACCACGAAACCATCGCCGCCGACATCGCCGAATTCCGCAAACGCGGCGGCCGCATCGAAGTACTCGGCAATAGTCCCTTGCGCAGCGTCGCCAGCTCGCCGTTCCGTTCGCAACCCGAACAGCGCAAACCGCCCACTCCCATCAAGCGGGCCGCATCGCGCTGAGCCACGATATCGCCCGACGGGTGGTGCCGGCATAGCCCGACTTGGCCTCGCGGTGGAGCCTTGCCTCCACCGCACCGGCATTGCCGGTCGACCGAACGCGACGATCCACTAGCAATGGCGAGCTCACGGCATTTGTTTGCCGAGCCGGACGTCACCCGCCTGCAACTGCACGATCAACTCGCCGGCTTGTTGCGCGCCAAGCCGGGCATCGCCCTGGCGGATTGAACACAGGCTCGCCAAACATACCGCTGGGATCATGTACGGTCGGGATCATGCAGGCAACGAGTACTCGGCCCACTGCACCCGGTTGCGGCCGGCGTCCTTGGCGGCGTACAGCGCGACATCCGCGATCTCGACGGCCTGCTCGTAAGGTACGTTGCGTGCGACAACAGCACCGATACTGACGGTCAGCGGTATCCGCTCGCCATCGTGATCCACCGGCGATTGTTCGGTGTACAGACGCAGGCGTTCGGCCAGCTCAGCCGCCTGCGCCTGTTCGAACCCTGGCAGGAACACCGCGAATTCCTCGCCGCCATACCGCGAGAACAACGCGGTGCGCGGCAAGCCGACGGAACGGATCTGCGCGGAAAAATGCTTGAGCGCCTGGTCCCCGGCGCCATGCCCCCAACGGTCGTTCACGCCCTTGAAGTCGTCCAGGTCGCACAGCATCAGCACGAACGGGGCCCCTTCCTTGTTGCAACGCGCGATTTGGCGACGCGCACGTCTGGTGAACACCGCCCGATTCGGCACGCCGGTAAGTGCATCGTGCTCCGCGGCGTGCCGAAGATCGTTGGTCATCTTCTCGGCCAGCATCGCCAGCAATCCGATCGCGAGCAACATGGTCGACAACGTGCCGAACAGGTAGTTGCTCGATATCACCCCGGCGGCGAAACCGGGCAGATCCGCGACCCCGTCCCTCGCCTCCAGCAACGCCTTCATCAGGTAGAACAGCAAGTCCGCAACGAACACCAATGCGGTCAGGATGCTGGACGCCTTCAATGCCTTGGGCGACCGTACCAACAGCCACCAGATGATCCACACATCCCAGACCAGGCTGTGCACGGCGAACACGGGTTCCTCGACGTGCCTGGCCGCCGATACCGTCAACATGAGCGTCAGTACGACCGCATACATCGCCACCAGCAGGAAGGGCCAGCGCGGACGGATCGGATGCTTGAAATGCGTGGCGATCCCGAGCAGGAAAAAGGCATTCGCGACGGAGACCAGCACATTGGCCAGCACCAGCAGCGGGCCGCCGTCCGGGGGCAGCCATTGGGCAAGCAGCTGACCGGCCGCCAACGCCCAGAACGCGATTGCCCACAGCACCAACGCCGGTGGACGCTTCATCAGAGCGCACAAGATGGTCATGTTGACCGCAAGCGCAGAACTGACCGCAACCGCCACCGTTGCAAGGGTTGGAACATCCAGTGTCATCTAGAACAGCCGCATGCCGTCCAATTGGGCCACCCGATTTGCGCACGAAAGCGGTAGCCGGTGCAACCCCAACCATGGTCGCAGCGAATCGCGCAGCGCCGGGGCTCTGATAGCCATCCGGATAGTCGGTCATTCAAGCGCTCGCACGCTCGCAGCCGATCACGCCTCAGGACTGAAAGACCGGTTCCAGCAAGCGGAACGAACCCGTATCGGCATCCAGCTCCACCTGGCCGCCCACCGGCACGATGAACTGCTCGCGGATGTGGCCGATCATCGCACCGCGGTAGGCTGGGATCTGTAGCGGCTTGATGTAATCGTCGAGGATCTGCTCAAGCGTGAGCGAACCGTATCCGTCGCCGGGCTTGCAATCGGTGCACTCGCCAAAGATGAAACCTGCGATCTTGTCCAGCGCCCCCATCAGCTTCAACGTGCTCAACATGCGGTCGATGCGGTACGGCGCTTCGCCCACGTCCTCCAGGAACAGGATCTTGCCGCCGAAATCCGGCAGAAACGGCGAACCGGCCAATGCAGCAAGCACGGTCAGGTTGCCACCCACCAGTTCGCCGCGTGCCTTGCCACCAGTGATGGTGATGGTGCGGTTGCGCCGTGGTACAAGCTCATCGCCGAGTTCGATCTTGTTGCGGTATTCCATCAACTCGCGCTTGAAGAACACGCGCTGGAACTGGTCGACATTGAACGCGTTCCAGCTGCCGGATCCGATCTGCCCGTGGAAGGTCACCAGACCGGTCTTCGCATGGATTGCGCTGTGCAAGGCGGTGATGTCGGAATAGCCCAGCAATGTCTTCGGATTCCGGCGGATCGTTTCGTAATCCAGCAATGGCAACAGGCGCGCGCCACCGGATCCGCCGCGAGTGCAGACGATGGCCTTGACCGTCTTGTCGGCGAACATCGTATTGAGATCGTCGGCGCGTTCGGCATCACTGCCAGCCAAGTATCCGCGCCGGCCGGCGAAGTGCGCACCGGTTTTGACCTCGAAGCCGAGCGCTTCCATCGCTTCGCGGGCCAATTGCAGGCTGAAACTGTCATCCGATGCCGATGAGGGACTCACCAACCCCACGCGATCGCCCTTGTCGAGGGCAACCGGCAACAGGCGCCTGCGTGGTGCCGCTTCCACGGTGCCCGCAACTCCGGCGAACGGCAGCAAGGATGCCGCCAACGCCGCATTGCCGATGAATTGCCGTCTGTTCATGCCGATGCAAACCATTCTGCATATGTCGAGCGGCCATCCTAACCGGCATCCAACGCGCTCGCGGCTTGCGCCACGCGGAAGCTTCCGGCCGGCGACCGCTATCGCCACGGCAGCGCGTTGACATGGACAGGCAGCGCCCCCGACTGCCTGCGAGGGAACGCCATGGCCAGGATCGAGCGACCGTTTTATCCGATCATCTACGTGCGCGGTTATGCGATGACCCGCGACGAGATCGTCCAGACCACATCGACCCCGTACATGGGTTTCGAAACCGGTTCGACCAAGATCCGCCAGGCGCAGGACGGGCGCATCGTCAAGTTCGTGTTCGAATCGCCGCTGGTTCGACTGATGAAGGATTACGACTATCGCGACACCTATGCATCCGGCGCGGAAAGCACAGGCAAGCTGTCGTCGCGCAGCATCGTGATCCACCGCTATTACGACGAGGCCGATCCCGCCTTCGGCAACGGCAAGGCACCCTCGATCCCAGATGCCGCCGCCGCGTTGGCTCAGCGCATTCTGGCCTTGCGCGACAGCGTTTGCGGCAACTCGGAGGCCGATCGAAAGGCCTTCCGCGTCTACCTGGTGGCGCATTCGATGGGCGGGCTGATCTGCCGTTGCCTGCTGCAGAACCCCGACATCGCAAGCGCGGACGTGCGCGCCATGGTCGACAAGGTGTTCACCTACGCCACGCCGCACAACGGCATCGAGCTGGGCGGGATCAACGTACCCAGCTTCCTGTCGATCAACGACATGAACAACTTCAACCGCAGCGTGATGGCCAAGTACCTGAAGGTCACCGCGTCCAAGGCGAACACCCTGGGCGATTCCGACTTCCCGCCCGAGCGGCTGTTCTGCCTGATCGGCACCAACAGTCGCGACTATGCCGTGGCCCACGGCCTGTCCTCGCTCGCGGTCGGGCAGATGAGCGATGGACTAGTCAGGATCGAGAACGCCTATGTCGCCGGCAGCCCGCGCGCCTTCGTCAACCGCAGCCATAGCGGCTTCTTCGGCATCGTCAATTCCGAGGAGGGTTACCAGAACCTGGTGCGTTTCCTGTTCGGCGACATCTGCGCCACCGGCCGCCTGGACATCAGTGCACTACCCTTCCCACCGGAAATCGAACGCGCGCGCGGCAAGGGAAAGAAGATCGCCTCGTCTTACTACATCGAAACCACGGTGGCCCCGCGCGGCGCCTACACCTATGACCTCACTTCACGCACCAAGCCGCAGGAAAGCGCAGTTCGACGCGAATACTCGGAGTTGTTCGACGCGGACGGCAGCCTGGCCAAGTCGGCGCGTTCGCCCACCCTGTTCTCGGTGTTCCTGGACAGTTCGAAGATCACCGCCGGCAGCGAAGTCGCCTTCTCGATCGACATCGCGGTGTCCAACGCCGGCTACGAAATCGATGGCGCGCTGTTCCTGAAACAACATATCCCCGGCGAATACCTGTTCCGCGACACCCTGGTGCTGTTCGCCAAGCGCGACGACGCAGGTGATTGGAGACTGCGCTACGTCTGGGCCGACGAGCACTGGGCCACCGGCTCCAAGAACGCCGCCGAACTCGCCCGCATCGGCCAGAAGTCGGTCGGCATCGCGCAACAGGATCCGCATGTCTTCGCGGTACCGCTGGAATCCAGCAAAGGCTTCCGCGCCGAATTGAACATCGCGCTGGCGCCGTGGGGATGATGCAGGCGGCCATCCCACATCCCAAGCAGTACCCCGCTAAAGCAATACCTCGATTCGGTTCCTGCCATTGCTTTTCGCGACATACAGCATTCGATCAACCGCCTCAACGAAACCACGCTCCAAATCATCCGTGCGTGCCACCACGGTGCCGACGCCGATGCTCGCGGTCACGTACTCGCTCGTCTGCGAGCCGCCATGCGGAATCCGCAACCCGGCAATGCCGCTGAGGCACGCCTCCGCCAAGCCGCGCGCCGCGCCCGTATCCGTCTCCGGCAGCAGCAAGATGAATTCCTCGCCGCCGAACCGCGCCACAACGTCACGCGGTCGCCTGGCCACGTCGCGCAGCACACCGGCAATGCGCTTCAGGCATTCATCACCAGCCACATGCCCATGCAGGTCGTTGTATTGCTTGAAGCTGTCGATATCCAGGATTGCCAGTGAAACCGGCTTGCCGCTGCGCCGCGAATCATCCCACTCGGTTTCCAGCCGCCGGTCGAACATGCGGCGGTTGGCGATGCCGGTCAGGCCATCGGTCAGCGACAACTGTTCCAGTTCCTTGTGCAGCCGCAGCAGCTCTTCCTCGTCCCGCTTGCGCTCGCTGATATCGAACATGAAGCCGATCAGGCTGTCGACTTCGCCCTGGTCGTTTCGCACGACATGCACCACGTCGCGAATCCAGACATAGCCTCCATCCTTGGTGAGCGCTCGATAGTCGGCCTCGTGATCCACGCCCGCCTGCGATTGCGCAACGCAGAAGTTCACCACGTATTCGCGGTCTTCCGGATGCATGCGCGAGGCCCAGTCATCCACGGTCAACCAACTGTCCTGCGGCCAGCCCAGCAGCGCCTCGATCTGCGGGCCGATATAGGCGAAGCGCATGCTTCCCCAGTCGAGCTTCCACGGGATCGCCTTGGTCGATTCCAGCAAGGTCTTGTAGACGCCGGCATTCGCCAGCACGTCTTTCACGTGCCCGGCCCCGAAGTCCGCTTCCAGCAAGGTTTCGCTCATGGAAGCAATGTTAGGGCGAAACGTCGGGTGGAATACGGGGTCGCCGTCGATTTTTCGGCTTCTGGTGCCTGAATCAGTGCAGGTCGGCGTCGCGCTTGCAGCATGCCTTGGACGCCCCTACACCGCGCCGAATCGGATCGAACCGCGGGCTCTGCACGCCGCCCTGAGCCGCAGCCCGGCGGCATACGCTTACACTTACGCACCCCCAACGAATCCAGACAATGGCCAAACCCAACTATTCCTTCGAGAAGCGCCAGCGCGAACTCGCCAAGAAAAAGAAACAAGACGAGAAAGAGGCCAAGAAGCAGGCCGAGCGCGAAGCCGCCAAGGCCAAGGCCGAATCGGATACACCCGCATCGGAATAAGCGCGGCACTCAATCCGCTTCAGCTGCGGCCTCCCGGCCCTGCTGGCGGATCAACGCTTCCTCGCGTGCATCATTGATCGCATGGCGCACGCCATCGAGGTCGACCGCCGATGCGTCATGCACGAAGACACCGGTCAGTTCCGTGTCCGGGCGCAGTTCACCTGCCTCGAACAGCGCCCACATTTCCTCGCCGAACCAGGTGTCCAGCAAGTCCGGCGCCCAGGCGCCCAGGCTGGCGGTGAGGTTGTTGACGTCGCGCAACAACATCGTCCGCGCGGCGTTGTTGCCGGCGGCGCTGACCACCTGCGGGAAATCGATGATCACCGGGCCATCCGGCGCGACCAGCACGTTGTATTCCGACAGGTCGCCGTGGATCAGGCCCACGCACAGCATCTTCACCACCTGGCGCACCAGGAAGCGGTGGAAACCGCGCGCCTGCTCCGGCGATAGCTCCACCTCGCCCAGCCGCGGTGCGGAATGGCCGTCCGCATCGACCACCAGCGCCATCACCAGCACACCGTGGAAATAGCCGAAAGGCTCCGGCACGCGCACGCCGGCATCGCGCAATTGGTACAGCGCGTCGACCTCGGCGTTCTTCCACTCCGCTTCCTGCTGCTTGCGCCCGTATTTGCTGGCCTTGCCGATCGCCCGCGCTTCGCGGCTGCCGCGCACCTTGCGCCCTTCCTGGTACTGCACGCGCTGCTGGAAGCTGCGCTGCGCCATGTCCTTGTAGACCTTGGCGCAACGGATCTCCTCGCCCGCGCGGACCACGTACACGGCTGCTTCCTTGCCGCTTTTCAGCGGTCGCATCACTTCGTCGATCACGCCGTCGTCGATGAGTGGTTGCAGGCCCGGGGGAGTTTTCATGGGGCGCTAGAGTGCCTGATCGTTACACTGCCTGTCCTGAATCCCGTGGTGCGAGTGCATGTCCGATCCGGTACGACTGGCGAAACGCGTGGCCGATCTCGCCCATTGCTCCCGCATCGAGGCCGAGCAGTACATCAAGGGCGGCTGGGTGTCCGTCGATGGGCGCGTGGTCGAAGACCCTGCTCACCCCGTATCGACCGAAACCGTTGCGGTTGATCCGGCTGCGCTGCTGGAAACCGTGGAGCCCGCGACCATCCTGCTGCACAAGCCGGTCGGCTACGACACGATCAGCGGCCGCATGGCGGCTGCGGGCCTGGTGCAACCTGAGACGCGCTGGGCCGAAGATCCATCCGGCATGCGCCTACTCGAACGCCATTTCCATCGCCTGACCCCGCTGGTGCCGCTGGATGCCGAAGCCAGCGGCCTGATGGTGCTGACCCAGGACGGCCGCGTGTGGCGCCGCCTGACCGAGGATGGCGACGAGATCGAACAGGAATTCGTGGTCGAAGTCAGCGGCGAGATCGCCCCGTACGGCCTGCGCAAACTCAATCACGGCCTGCACTACAACGGCCGCGCCCTGCCCCCATGCAAGGTCAGCTGGCAGAACGAGATCCGCCTGCGTTTCGCGCTGAAGGGAGTGCAAGGCGGGCAGTTGCGCGACATGTGCGCGCAGGTCGGGCTTGGTGTGGTGGCGATCCGCCGCCTGCGGATCGGCAAGGTCTCGCTGGCAAAGATGCCGGTGGGCGCGTGGCGGTATTTGCCGACGGGTGAACGGTTCTGAAGAAACGGTACGCATCGACGCGTCCAGGAGTCGCGAAATGACCAGCAAGAACACGATCTGCCTGTGGTACGACGGCACCGCGCTTGAAGCCGCGACGTTCTACGCCGGAATCTTCCCCGACAGCGCCGTGCATGCCGTGCATCGCGCGCCCGGCGACTTCCCCTCCGGCAAGCAGGGCGCTGTGCTCACCGTCGAGTTCAGCGTGCTGGGCATCCCCTGCCTTGGCTTGAACGGCGGATCGGCGTTCAAGCACAGCGAGGCATTCTCGTTCCAGGTGGCCACCGACGACCAGGCGGAAACCGACCGCTACTGGAACGCCATCGTCGACAATGGCGGTCAGGAAAGCGAGTGCGGCTGGTGCAAGGACAGGTGGGGGTTGTCGTGGCAGATCACCCCTCGCGTATTGACGGAAGCGTTCACCAGCCCTGACCGCGCGGTGGCCAAGCGAGCATTCGACGCGATGATGACCATGCGCAAGATCGATGTGGCGGTGATCGAAGCGGCGATGCGCGGCTGATGCGCCCCACCATCACCGCCTTCGAACGCTCACCCGATCTCGGCCGCGGGTTGGCGCGCGACATGCGCGTGCGCTGGGCGATGGAAGAAATCGGCCAGCCCTGTGATGTCCGGCTGGTGTCGTTCGAGCAGATGAAGCAACCCGCGCACCTCGCGCTGCATCCGTTCGGCCAGATTCCGACTTACGAGGAAGACAATCTCGCCCTGTTCGAATCGGGGGCCATCATCCTGCACCTGGCACAGAAACATCCGGGGTTGCTGCCAGTGGATGCCGATGCGCGCGCACGCGCCATCGCCTGGATGTTCGCCGCGCTCAACACGATGGAACCGCCAATCGTCGAATACGGCATGAGCAAGGTCGTGGAACGCGGGCAACCCTGGTTCGAGGCACGACAGCCGATGCTGGAGGATCGCGTGCGCACCCGACTGGGCCAACTATCCGCCCGCTTGGGCACTGCCGACTGGCTCGACGGCGACTTCAGTGCCGGCGACCTGCTGATGGTGACGGTGCTGCGTCGATTGCCTGGCTCCGGTCTGGTGGAAGAACACCCGAATCTCGCTGCGTATGTCACCCGTGCCGAGGCACGGCCCGCCTACCAGCGGGCGTTCGCGGCGCAGTTGGCCGTGTTCAACCGCGCAGCAGGATGACCGGCAGCGCCACCAGGCCCAACAGACAGACAATGGCAAATACCGTCAGCAAGACGCGGATGGGCTCCGCACGCAGCTGCATCCAGAACGTCTCCGCTGTGCCGTCGCGCACCGCAGCGGCGTATTCGGCACGGGCGCGCATGCCTCGCTGGTCCTGGTAATCGGCCATCAGCCGCTTGGCTTCGGCCATCGCCGCGTCTTCCTTTACCCAGATCCCGCCGACCGAGATATTCCACGGCCCCGGCTTGGTCTCGTAGTACGCAACCCCGTTTGCATCGAGCAACGCCCGCACATCGTTGGCCTCGTCGTCGGGCACATGGCGCAGGTTGAGCAGGAGTTTCGGCATGGCGTGATGATAGCGCGCGGGTCGTGGACAATTGGCAGGCGACCCCCATCAGGACAGACATGCGCACCTTCGTACTCAGGGCACGGGCGGCACCCACCGACAGCCAGAAACTGCTGGCGGGCGTCGGCAAGGAAGCCCACACCGAGATCCTTGCGCATACGCTGATGAATGCGATGTTCGTGGCGCAGTCGCACCGCGCGAATGTCGTCGTGTATCTGGTACTGGAAAGCACCCAGGACTATTCGCGCACGATCCGTTTCGAACCCGAGGCCATGCACGACATCGGCGGCTTCAACGAGGCCGCCCTGCTCGGCAAGATCGTTCACGCACTGGATGCGTCGAGAGGCATGGGCAAGGAAGAAACGCGGCCGGTGGAATCGGGCGTGAGCGTGCGCACGGTGGCCTTCGAACGGCTGGTGCAGGAGCTGGCCGAAGACCACCAGTTGTTCGTGATGGATCGCAAAGGCACGCCAATCCGCGAGCAGTCCTTCGAGGGCAATCCCTGTTTCCTGCTGACCGACCACATCCCGATGCCGAAGAAGAGTTTCAACAGCCTTGAACGGCTGGGCGCGAAGAAACTCGCACTGGGATCGAAGATGCTGTTCGCTTCCCAATGCGTGGTATTGATCCATTACGAACTGGACCAGCGGTAACGCCGCCCGCCCGGGCTGCAGCGACCGACAACAGGCATCGGCAGCCGGAAACAGCAGGGAATCGACATTCACCCGCATGGGTCATCGCACATGGATGAGGGCCATCGGCCTCCCAAGACATCGACGCCTGCCGGCAACACAGCGACCTGAATCCGACCTTCGGCCTGTCGTCCGGAAATGTATAGTTTCCGCGTCTACGGTGGGTACGGTGCCCGTCCACGAATCACGGAGAGATGTCATGGGTCTTGTTCAAGCGGTGGTGGGTGCGGTTGGCGGCATGCTGGGCGACCAGTGGAAGGATTTCTACACCGTGCCGGCGGGCCTGCCGTCGACGGCAGCGCTGTTCGCCGCGGTACCGCAGGGCACCAATGCCGGGCGCGGTTCGAACACCCACGGCTCCTCCAACATCATCAGCAACGGCTCGAAGATCGTAGTCCCGGAGGGCTACGGCCTGCTGCTGTTCCAGGACGGCAAGATCACCGGCTTCGCCGCCGAGCCGGGCGGCTACGAATGGCGTTCTGACGACATCAATTCGAAGTCGATCTTCGCCGGCGATGGCCTGGTGTCTTCGCTGATCACCCAGAGTTGGGAGCGCTTCAAGTTCGGCGGCCAGCCGGGTTCACAGCAGGCGGCGTTCTTCGTCTCGCTGAAGGAACTGCCGGACAACCGTTTCGGCACGCAATCGGAAATCTACTGGGACGACGGCTTCCTCAACACCCAGGTCGGCGCGGTGACGCGCGGCTCGTACACGCTGAAGATCGTCGACCCGATCCTGTTCGTGAAGAACTTCGTGCCGGCCAGCTACCTGCAGCCCGGCCAGGTGTTCGATTTCACCGACCTCGACAACGCCGCCGCCGCCCAACTGTTCAATGAAGTGGTGGGTTCGCTGGCGCCGGCCTTCAGCCTGTATACCAACGACCCGAGCAAGGGCAATCGCATCACCAAGCTGCAGCAGGATTCGCTTGGTTTCGCCAAGAGCCTGTCGGATGCAGTGGAGAATGGCTACCAGTGGAAGTCGGACCGTGGCCTGGCCATCGTCAAGACCGCCATCGTCTCGATCGAATACGACGCCAACACCCGCGAGCTGCTGAAGACAGTGCAGCGCGCCGATGCGCTGTCCGGCGCGCGCGGCAATTCCAACCTGCAGGCCAGCGTGGCGCAGGGCATCCAGTCGGCCGGCGAAAACGGCGGCGCGGCGGGCCTGATGGGCGTGGGCATGGCCACCGGCATGATGGGCATCGGCGGCCTGCAGCAACCGGCGGCACCAGCTGCAGCGGCGGCGGATGACCCGGTCGCCAAGCTGAAGAAGGCCAAGGAGATGCTCGACCTCGGCCTGATCACCCAGCAAGACTACGACGCGCTCAAGGCCAAGGCGCTGGGCCTGTAAGCCGCGAGCCACGCGACCACCATGTCCAACACCACCAACCCGCCACCGGTGCCGCCAAGCGGCCCCGGGTCGCCGCAGGACGTACCGCCGTTGCCCGGGAGTTTCCCGATCGACCCGGCCACCCTGCCCCCACCGATCCGCGACGAATTGCTGGCGCCCGATCCTGCCGCCATCGATACCTCCGCCGAAGAGCTCAAGGACGGTGCCAACCGTTGCCCGAAGTGCGGTGCCACCGACATCAAGCAGCGCCCCGGCACCGACCTCTTGATCTGCCTGTACTGCCGCAACGAATGGCACGGGCAACGGGTCGAGGAAGAATTCGGCTTCGGCGAGGGTCTCGACCAGCTCGAGGGCACCGTTATTGCCTCCGGCGCGCGCGACATCGACGCTGATACCACCAGCCTGATGAGCTTCAAGTGCACCGGCTGCGGTGCCGAGGTCACGGTCAATACCGAGAACGCGATGACTGCGCGCTGCCATTGGTGCCGGCACGTGTTCGGCGTCAACGAGCAGGTGGCGAACGGCGCGGTGCCCGACGCGGTATTGCCCTTCCACATCAAGAAGGATGATGCCGTCGCGCGCATCCGCCAGTTCGTGGACAAACGGCGGCTGTTCGCGCTGAAGGCATTCAAGGAACAGTTCACGCCGGAGAACGTGGTCGGCGTGTACCTGCCGTACATGATCGTCGATGCCAGGGTGGCCGCCGATGTCGCCGGCCACGGCGAAATCGAGACCCGTCGCTACACGCGCGGCGAAGGCGACAAGAAGAAGACCTACTACGACGCGGACGTGTACCAGGTACGGCGACATGTGGACTTCACCGTTGACGACTTGACGCTGGAATCCTCCAACGAACGCGGCAAGCTGGACGCGCGCACCAACACCAACAACATCATCAACACGATCCTGCCGTTCGATACCAAGAACGCGGTGAAGTGGAACGCGTCCTACCTGTCCGGCTACAGCTCGGAAAAGCGCGACCTGGACGTGGAACAGCTGCGTCCGCGGCTGGAAGACCAGTTGCTGTCGATCTCGCGCGCCCAGGTCGAAGCCTCGGTGGGCCGCTACGACCGCGGCGTGCGCTGGGAACAGGAACGCCTCGACGTGCATGGCAC
This genomic interval carries:
- a CDS encoding TFIIB-type zinc ribbon-containing protein, encoding MSNTTNPPPVPPSGPGSPQDVPPLPGSFPIDPATLPPPIRDELLAPDPAAIDTSAEELKDGANRCPKCGATDIKQRPGTDLLICLYCRNEWHGQRVEEEFGFGEGLDQLEGTVIASGARDIDADTTSLMSFKCTGCGAEVTVNTENAMTARCHWCRHVFGVNEQVANGAVPDAVLPFHIKKDDAVARIRQFVDKRRLFALKAFKEQFTPENVVGVYLPYMIVDARVAADVAGHGEIETRRYTRGEGDKKKTYYDADVYQVRRHVDFTVDDLTLESSNERGKLDARTNTNNIINTILPFDTKNAVKWNASYLSGYSSEKRDLDVEQLRPRLEDQLLSISRAQVEASVGRYDRGVRWEQERLDVHGTRWVAMYLPVWLYSYHQSGSDGGMLHYIAVNGRTGETMGSVPVQQWKLLTAAITVGTFLEGIALMIIGSQ